One part of the Mesorhizobium sp. M4B.F.Ca.ET.058.02.1.1 genome encodes these proteins:
- a CDS encoding AMP nucleosidase has product MPEPFGRQSFNDAKKAVAALQVLYDRNTKFLRDSFAALAAGGDSNKRYRAFYPEIGVTTTSFSQVDSRQAYGHMPTPGHFSTTITQPALFENYLVEQLRLIMRNHGVQVTVSESTTPIPLHFAFLEGTYVDGSAAERIQRPIRDLFDVPDLDGTDDQIANGTFEVAFGEPRPLAPFTAQRIDYSLHRMTHYTATSPQHFQNFVLFTNYQFYIDEFVARARDLMENGGGGYAEFIEPGNVITHAGSSVPAEGTPPQRLPQMPAYHLKKPGHGGITMVNIGVGPSNAKTITDHIAVLRPHAWLMLGHCAGLRNTQALGDYVLAHAYVREDHVLDDDLPVWVPIPPLAEIQVALQEAVAEVTGLSGYDLKRIMRTGTVATIDNRNWELRDQRGPVQRLSQSRAIALDMESATIAANGFRFRVPYGTLLCVSDKPLHGELKLPGMATEFYKRQVAQHLTIGIKAMEKLAGMPMERLHSRKLRSFSETAFQ; this is encoded by the coding sequence ATGCCTGAGCCTTTCGGCAGGCAGAGTTTCAACGACGCCAAGAAGGCGGTCGCGGCCTTGCAGGTGCTTTACGACCGCAACACCAAGTTCCTGCGCGATTCCTTCGCGGCACTGGCCGCCGGCGGCGACAGCAACAAGCGCTACCGGGCCTTCTATCCCGAGATCGGCGTCACCACGACCTCCTTCAGCCAGGTCGACTCGCGACAGGCCTATGGCCACATGCCGACGCCCGGACATTTCTCGACCACCATCACCCAGCCGGCGCTGTTCGAAAACTACCTTGTCGAGCAGCTTCGGCTGATCATGCGCAACCATGGCGTCCAGGTAACGGTGTCGGAATCGACCACGCCTATTCCGCTGCATTTCGCCTTCCTGGAGGGCACCTATGTCGACGGCAGCGCCGCCGAGCGTATCCAGCGGCCGATCCGCGACCTGTTCGACGTGCCGGACCTCGACGGCACTGACGACCAGATCGCCAACGGCACGTTCGAAGTGGCGTTCGGCGAGCCGCGGCCGCTGGCGCCGTTCACGGCGCAGCGCATCGACTATTCGCTGCACCGCATGACGCATTACACCGCGACCAGCCCGCAGCATTTCCAGAACTTCGTGCTGTTCACCAACTACCAGTTCTACATCGACGAATTTGTCGCCCGCGCACGCGATCTGATGGAGAATGGCGGCGGCGGATATGCCGAATTCATCGAACCCGGCAACGTGATCACCCATGCCGGGTCGAGCGTGCCCGCCGAAGGCACGCCGCCGCAACGCCTGCCGCAGATGCCGGCCTATCATCTGAAGAAGCCCGGCCATGGCGGCATCACCATGGTCAATATCGGCGTCGGTCCCTCCAACGCCAAGACGATCACCGACCATATCGCGGTGCTGAGGCCGCACGCCTGGTTGATGCTCGGCCACTGCGCCGGCCTGCGCAACACGCAGGCGCTTGGCGACTATGTGCTGGCGCATGCCTATGTGCGCGAGGACCATGTGCTGGACGACGACCTGCCGGTCTGGGTGCCGATCCCCCCGCTAGCCGAGATCCAGGTGGCACTGCAGGAAGCGGTCGCCGAGGTCACCGGGCTTTCCGGCTACGACCTCAAACGCATCATGCGCACCGGCACCGTCGCCACCATCGACAACCGCAACTGGGAGCTACGCGACCAGCGCGGACCGGTGCAGCGGCTGTCGCAGTCGCGCGCCATCGCGCTCGACATGGAATCGGCGACCATCGCCGCCAACGGCTTCCGCTTCCGCGTGCCCTACGGCACGCTGCTGTGCGTCTCCGACAAGCCGCTGCATGGCGAGCTGAAGCTGCCGGGCATGGCGACCGAGTTCTACAAAAGGCAAGTGGCGCAGCATCTCACGATTGGCATCAAGGCGATGGAGAAGCTGGCCGGAATGCCTATGGAGCGGCTGCATTCGCGCAAACTCAGGAGCTTTTCCGAGACTGCCTTCCAATAG
- a CDS encoding endonuclease/exonuclease/phosphatase family protein — protein sequence MTAGVTFLAMMAFAAALIAGFFGTLHPAFDSFSHFRVHLAVLIALLALPLLATPFRLQAAAALLFAIASFATTLSALPRLWPVQADAKPADQIVYSLLQMNLRYDNPTPKKVLSLIGRTNPDVITLDEVSEMWTTELGYITSAYPYRILCPYPNGVFGVALLSRRPFVAGTGPHCERRGAMAIASVDFGGVSADVAAIHLSWPWPREQSWQIGELSEQLASLGETAIMAGDCNAVPWSAAVRRVAALGKLTVMPSAGPTWMYIKLPDVLRRFAGLPIDQVFSKGGVIIHSATRLEETGSDHLPVLVEFSLRPQENKPDDEHETALAAVKQPGKTLR from the coding sequence ATGACAGCCGGGGTGACATTCCTGGCGATGATGGCGTTCGCGGCCGCCCTGATTGCCGGGTTTTTCGGCACGCTGCATCCGGCCTTCGATTCCTTCTCGCATTTCCGCGTTCATCTGGCCGTGCTGATCGCGCTCCTGGCGCTGCCCTTGCTTGCAACCCCGTTTCGCCTGCAGGCGGCCGCGGCACTGCTGTTCGCCATCGCCAGCTTCGCCACGACGCTGAGCGCGCTACCCAGGCTGTGGCCGGTGCAGGCGGACGCCAAACCGGCCGACCAGATCGTCTACAGCCTGCTGCAGATGAACCTGCGCTACGACAATCCGACGCCGAAGAAAGTGCTGTCGCTGATAGGGCGGACCAATCCCGACGTGATCACCCTCGACGAGGTGTCGGAGATGTGGACGACCGAGCTTGGCTATATCACCAGCGCCTATCCCTACCGGATCCTTTGTCCCTATCCGAACGGCGTGTTCGGCGTTGCGCTGCTCTCCAGGCGTCCGTTCGTCGCGGGGACCGGGCCGCATTGCGAGCGGCGCGGGGCGATGGCGATCGCGAGCGTCGACTTCGGCGGTGTCAGCGCCGATGTCGCCGCGATCCATCTCAGCTGGCCATGGCCGCGCGAGCAGTCCTGGCAGATCGGTGAACTGTCGGAGCAGCTCGCCTCGCTTGGCGAGACGGCGATCATGGCCGGCGACTGCAACGCCGTGCCGTGGAGCGCGGCGGTGCGGCGTGTCGCGGCGCTCGGCAAGCTCACCGTCATGCCGTCGGCCGGACCGACCTGGATGTACATCAAGCTGCCGGATGTCCTGCGGCGCTTCGCCGGCCTGCCGATCGACCAGGTGTTCAGCAAGGGCGGGGTGATCATCCATTCGGCGACGCGGCTCGAAGAAACCGGCTCCGATCATCTTCCCGTGCTGGTGGAGTTTTCGCTGCGTCCGCAAGAGAACAAGCCGGACGACGAGCATGAGACGGCGCTGGCGGCCGTCAAACAACCGGGCAAGACGCTGCGCTAG
- a CDS encoding DUF922 domain-containing protein, with translation MRVSVLACLAAIGVLCSFSPIASAGTKLLVKTRTYEISGTTGVALVAAMDRNGPKHGFMTRAIADTAYTVNWDLAISRTDGVCHLRQADGVLDLTYTYPRLAQPASAALERRWKRFFAGVRAHEETHGRIARRMMQATAKSVRRLKLADNWFCTGTRQEARRRINAVYAEYEAKQRAFDAREHRNGGHVEHLVDALIKP, from the coding sequence ATGCGCGTTTCGGTTCTGGCATGCCTTGCGGCGATTGGCGTCCTGTGCAGTTTCAGCCCCATAGCATCGGCCGGCACCAAGCTGCTGGTCAAGACGCGCACCTACGAGATATCAGGTACAACAGGCGTGGCCCTGGTCGCGGCGATGGACCGCAACGGCCCCAAGCATGGCTTCATGACCCGCGCCATCGCCGACACCGCCTATACGGTGAATTGGGACCTCGCCATCAGCCGCACCGATGGAGTCTGCCACCTGCGGCAGGCCGACGGCGTGCTCGACCTCACCTACACCTATCCGCGTCTGGCGCAGCCGGCCAGTGCCGCGCTCGAACGCCGCTGGAAGCGGTTCTTCGCCGGCGTCCGTGCGCATGAGGAGACGCATGGCCGCATCGCCAGGCGCATGATGCAGGCCACCGCGAAGTCGGTCCGTCGGCTCAAGCTTGCCGACAACTGGTTTTGCACCGGCACCCGCCAGGAGGCGAGACGGCGTATCAACGCCGTCTACGCCGAATACGAGGCGAAGCAAAGGGCCTTCGACGCCCGCGAGCACCGCAATGGCGGCCATGTCGAGCATCTGGTGGATGCCTTGATCAAGCCTTGA
- a CDS encoding electron transfer flavoprotein-ubiquinone oxidoreductase yields the protein MSDIERESMEFDVVIVGAGPAGLAAAIRLKQVNPELSVVVLEKGGEVGAHILSGAVVDPIGIDRLLPGWREEEGHPFKTPVTDDHFLVLGPAGSFRLPNILMPPLMNNHGNYIVSLGNVCRWLATKAEALGVEIYPGFAAAGLLYNDAGAVTGVVTGDMGVEKDGTHGPSFAPGMALMGKYVLIGEGARGSLAKQLIAKYKLADGREPAKFGIGLKELWQVKPENHKPGLVQHSFGWPLDMKTGGGSFLYHLEDNQVAVGFVVHLNYKNPYLSPFEEFQRFKTHPAIKGTFEGAKRIGYGARAITEGGWQSVPKLSFPGGVLMGCAAGFVNVPRIKGSHNAVLSGMLAAEHVAQAIADGRANDELSSYEAAWRATDIGKDLKKVRNVKPLWSRFGTIIGVGLGGLDMWLNTLFGLSPFGTLKHGKADYATLEPAAKYEKIAYPKPDGVLTFDRLSSVFLSNTNHEENEPVHLIVGDAALQQRSEHDVFAGPSTRYCPAGVYEWVDKDGNAAADPSAKDVRFVINAQNCVHCKTCDIKDPNQNINWVPPQGGEGPVYQGM from the coding sequence ATGAGCGATATCGAACGCGAGAGCATGGAATTCGACGTGGTCATCGTCGGCGCTGGTCCGGCTGGCCTTGCCGCGGCGATCCGTCTGAAGCAGGTCAATCCCGAGCTTTCCGTCGTCGTGCTGGAGAAGGGCGGCGAGGTCGGCGCCCACATCCTGTCCGGTGCCGTCGTCGACCCGATCGGCATCGACCGGCTGCTGCCGGGCTGGCGCGAGGAGGAAGGCCACCCGTTCAAGACGCCGGTGACCGATGATCATTTCCTGGTGCTCGGTCCGGCCGGCTCCTTCCGCCTGCCCAATATCCTGATGCCGCCGCTGATGAACAATCACGGCAACTACATCGTCTCGCTCGGCAATGTCTGCCGCTGGCTGGCGACCAAGGCCGAGGCGCTCGGCGTCGAGATCTATCCGGGCTTTGCCGCCGCCGGCCTGCTCTACAACGATGCCGGCGCCGTCACCGGCGTGGTGACCGGCGACATGGGCGTCGAGAAGGACGGCACGCATGGTCCGTCCTTCGCGCCCGGCATGGCGCTGATGGGCAAATATGTGCTGATCGGCGAGGGCGCGCGCGGCTCGCTCGCCAAGCAGCTGATCGCCAAATACAAGCTCGCCGACGGCCGTGAGCCGGCCAAGTTCGGCATCGGCCTGAAGGAACTCTGGCAGGTCAAGCCGGAGAACCACAAGCCTGGCCTGGTGCAACATTCCTTTGGCTGGCCGCTCGACATGAAGACCGGCGGCGGCTCCTTCCTCTACCACCTCGAGGACAACCAGGTGGCGGTCGGCTTCGTCGTCCACCTGAACTACAAAAACCCGTATTTGTCGCCCTTCGAGGAGTTCCAGCGCTTCAAGACGCACCCGGCGATCAAGGGGACCTTCGAGGGCGCCAAGCGGATCGGCTATGGCGCACGCGCCATCACCGAAGGCGGCTGGCAGTCGGTGCCGAAGCTGTCCTTCCCTGGCGGCGTGCTGATGGGCTGTGCTGCCGGCTTCGTCAACGTGCCGCGCATCAAGGGTTCGCACAATGCGGTGCTATCGGGAATGCTGGCGGCCGAGCATGTCGCGCAAGCGATCGCCGACGGCCGCGCCAATGACGAGCTTTCCTCCTACGAGGCTGCGTGGCGGGCGACCGACATCGGCAAGGATTTGAAGAAGGTGCGCAACGTCAAGCCGCTGTGGTCGCGCTTCGGCACCATCATCGGCGTCGGCCTCGGTGGCCTCGACATGTGGCTGAACACGCTGTTCGGCCTCTCGCCCTTCGGCACGCTGAAGCACGGCAAGGCGGACTACGCGACGCTGGAGCCGGCTGCAAAATATGAAAAGATCGCCTATCCGAAGCCGGATGGCGTACTGACCTTCGATCGGCTCTCCTCGGTGTTCCTGTCCAACACCAATCACGAGGAAAATGAGCCGGTCCACCTCATCGTCGGCGACGCGGCACTGCAGCAGCGCTCCGAGCACGATGTCTTTGCCGGACCCTCGACGCGTTACTGCCCGGCCGGCGTCTACGAATGGGTCGACAAGGACGGCAACGCCGCTGCCGATCCGTCGGCCAAGGACGTGCGCTTCGTCATCAACGCGCAGAACTGCGTCCACTGCAAGACCTGCGACATCAAGGACCCCAACCAGAACATCAACTGGGTGCCGCCACAAGGCGGCGAAGGCCCGGTCTATCAGGGCATGTGA
- a CDS encoding uracil-DNA glycosylase: MIAAFPNTPAEIAELLAFYASAGVDEALEDAPINRFADVQPKQAERAQAPAARESRSQERPAPEPGRDATRAPERPTAAPGLDASKVPDAPARTAPAVAAVPDEAQALLARQMAASASTLDELRQHMAAFDGCNLKFTAKNLVFADGNPNAELMLVGEAPGRDEDLEGLPFVGRSGRLLDRMLAAIGLDRTSAYIANVIPWRPPGNRTPTPHETEICRPFIERQIELVNPKLLVSLGGPSAKTLLNTTEGILRLRGNWRTHTTASGTIIPAMPTLHPAYLLRTPAHKKLAWRDFLEVKAKLKALE; this comes from the coding sequence ATGATCGCCGCCTTCCCCAACACCCCTGCCGAAATCGCCGAGCTGCTCGCCTTCTATGCCAGCGCCGGCGTCGATGAGGCGCTGGAGGACGCGCCCATCAACCGCTTCGCCGACGTCCAGCCGAAGCAAGCCGAGCGCGCTCAGGCACCGGCCGCGCGCGAAAGCCGGTCCCAGGAACGGCCGGCACCGGAGCCAGGCCGCGACGCAACCAGAGCGCCAGAGCGACCAACGGCAGCGCCCGGGCTGGACGCAAGCAAGGTGCCGGATGCGCCGGCGCGCACCGCGCCCGCCGTCGCGGCAGTACCCGACGAGGCGCAGGCGCTGCTCGCGCGGCAGATGGCTGCCAGCGCCTCCACGCTCGACGAGCTGCGTCAGCACATGGCGGCCTTCGACGGCTGCAATCTCAAATTCACCGCTAAAAACCTGGTCTTCGCGGACGGCAATCCCAATGCCGAGCTGATGCTGGTTGGCGAAGCGCCGGGCCGCGATGAGGACCTCGAAGGCCTGCCCTTCGTCGGCCGCTCCGGGCGCCTGCTCGACCGCATGCTGGCGGCAATCGGCCTCGACCGCACGTCGGCCTATATCGCCAATGTCATCCCCTGGCGGCCGCCGGGAAATCGCACGCCGACGCCGCACGAGACCGAGATCTGCCGGCCGTTCATCGAAAGGCAGATCGAGTTGGTCAATCCGAAGCTGCTGGTCAGTCTCGGCGGCCCCTCGGCCAAGACCTTGCTCAACACCACCGAGGGTATTCTTCGATTGCGCGGCAACTGGCGCACGCATACGACCGCGTCCGGCACCATCATTCCCGCCATGCCGACGCTGCATCCGGCCTATCTGTTGCGGACGCCGGCGCACAAGAAGCTGGCCTGGCGGGATTTTCTGGAGGTGAAGGCGAAGCTGAAGGCGTTGGAGTGA
- a CDS encoding helix-turn-helix transcriptional regulator: MTTSETSAGSLIREWRTRRRMSQLDLAMEAEISQRHLSFVESGRAQPSREMVLHLAEQLSIPLRQRNQLLLAAGFAPSFSEKPLSDASLAPAMAAVETVLRGHEPFPALAVDRHWNLISANAAIGPFLADVSEPSLLAPPVNVLRLSLHPGGVAPRIVNLAEWRAHLLERLRHQNDAIGDPVLIELEQELRAYPSGLKSGRPAQIEPSGIVHPLRLAHGDQVLSFISTITVFGTPLDVTLSELAIESFFPADEQTRSTLVRLAKERAERS, from the coding sequence ATGACAACATCCGAAACCTCCGCCGGGAGCCTCATCCGCGAATGGCGCACGCGCCGGCGCATGAGCCAGCTCGATCTTGCCATGGAGGCCGAGATCTCGCAGCGGCATCTCTCCTTCGTCGAGAGCGGCCGGGCCCAGCCCTCGCGCGAGATGGTGCTGCACTTGGCCGAGCAGCTTTCAATCCCGCTGCGGCAGCGCAACCAGCTGCTGCTCGCTGCGGGTTTCGCGCCGAGTTTCAGCGAGAAGCCGCTCTCCGATGCGTCGCTGGCACCGGCGATGGCGGCGGTGGAAACCGTGCTCCGGGGCCACGAGCCCTTTCCGGCGCTGGCCGTGGACCGGCACTGGAACCTTATCTCGGCCAATGCGGCGATCGGCCCATTCCTGGCCGATGTTTCCGAACCATCGCTGCTTGCGCCACCGGTCAATGTGCTGCGGCTCAGCCTGCATCCCGGCGGCGTTGCGCCGCGCATCGTCAACCTAGCCGAATGGCGCGCGCATCTGCTCGAACGGCTGAGGCATCAGAACGACGCCATTGGCGACCCCGTGCTGATCGAGCTGGAACAGGAGTTGCGCGCCTATCCTTCCGGGCTGAAGAGCGGACGGCCGGCCCAGATCGAGCCGAGCGGCATCGTGCACCCCCTCCGGCTCGCGCATGGCGATCAGGTGCTCTCCTTCATCAGCACGATCACCGTCTTCGGCACACCGCTCGATGTCACATTGTCGGAACTGGCGATCGAATCCTTTTTCCCGGCCGACGAGCAGACGCGGTCGACGTTGGTGCGGCTGGCGAAGGAGCGTGCCGAGCGGTCTTGA
- a CDS encoding DMT family transporter, with product MSAEARAEPQGDGGHAGHHSTLRGIVLKIVSVAVFVGMQTCIKAAGDVPAGQIVFFRSFFAIFPIIAFLASKRQLATAFATKRPFNHVARGIVGVGAMGLGFFALTRLPLPEAITLNYAQPLLVVVFSSIFLGEAIRVYRWSAVAIGLVGVLLISWPKLTLLRSGAALGDQEVLGVIAAFAAAAISAIAMLLVRNLVQTEKTATIVLWFSSTASVLSLLTLPFGWQPLTPVQAALLVVAGFCGGLGQILMTAAYRHAEASVVAPFEYSSMILGVVVGYLVFGDVASLNTLAGGLIVVAAGIFIIWRERQLGLERTRTRRATPPQG from the coding sequence GTGAGCGCCGAGGCGAGAGCTGAGCCGCAAGGCGACGGCGGACACGCCGGCCACCACAGCACGCTGCGGGGCATTGTGCTAAAGATCGTATCGGTGGCGGTCTTCGTCGGCATGCAGACTTGCATCAAGGCGGCCGGCGACGTGCCCGCCGGCCAGATCGTCTTCTTTCGCTCCTTCTTTGCCATCTTCCCGATCATCGCCTTCCTGGCATCCAAGCGACAGCTGGCCACCGCATTCGCCACGAAACGGCCGTTCAACCACGTCGCGCGCGGTATCGTCGGCGTCGGCGCCATGGGGCTCGGTTTCTTCGCGCTGACCAGGCTGCCGCTTCCCGAGGCGATCACGCTGAACTATGCCCAGCCCCTGCTGGTGGTGGTGTTCTCGTCGATCTTCCTTGGCGAAGCGATCCGTGTCTACCGCTGGAGCGCTGTCGCCATCGGTCTTGTCGGTGTGCTTCTCATCTCCTGGCCGAAGCTGACGCTGCTGCGCTCTGGCGCGGCGCTCGGTGACCAGGAGGTATTGGGGGTCATCGCCGCCTTCGCCGCGGCGGCGATCTCGGCCATCGCCATGCTCTTGGTCCGCAACCTCGTCCAGACCGAGAAGACGGCGACCATCGTGCTCTGGTTCTCGTCGACGGCGAGCGTGCTCTCCCTGCTGACATTGCCCTTCGGCTGGCAGCCGCTGACGCCGGTGCAGGCAGCCCTCCTGGTTGTCGCCGGCTTTTGCGGCGGGCTCGGCCAAATCCTGATGACGGCGGCCTACCGCCACGCCGAGGCCTCCGTCGTGGCGCCGTTCGAATACAGCTCGATGATCCTCGGCGTCGTGGTCGGCTATCTGGTGTTCGGCGATGTCGCGTCGCTCAACACGCTGGCCGGCGGTCTGATCGTGGTGGCGGCCGGCATCTTCATCATATGGCGCGAACGGCAACTTGGGCTTGAACGCACGCGAACGAGGAGGGCGACGCCGCCGCAGGGGTGA
- the pepN gene encoding aminopeptidase N, producing MRTDTGQVFKLEDYRPSDYLIPETSLVFRLSPGATRVTATLTVERRGGVAASAPLVLDGDGLTLIGIAIDGRELQPADYAATPDELAILKPPAASRFELVLETEIVPARNEALMGLYRSSNVYCTQCEAEGFRRITYFLDRPDILSVYTVRIEARREEAPLLLSNGNPVETGAVADGWHYAVWHDPFPKPSYLFALVAGNLGKVADSFTTLSGRKVELGIYVEPGKERLAGYAMDALKRSMKWDEDAFGREYDLDVFNIVAVSDFNMGAMENKGLNIFNDKYVLADEETATDADFANIEAIIAHEYFHNWTGNRITCRDWFQLCLKEGLTVYRDHEFSADQRSRAVKRIAEVRTLRAHQFPEDQGPLAHPVRPRRYREINNFYTATVYEKGSEVVRMIRTILGAGAFRAGMNLYFERHDGEAATIEDFLKAFEDASGRDLSQFALWYHQAGTPNLTVSSSHNAGTKEFTLEIEQSVPPTPSESRKRLMHIPLAFGLVGAGGKPVAYDAVEGATVEDGVIHIRKRRHLVRFTGVAERPAVSLNRGFSAPITLSVEQRADDQFFLAGHDSDSFARWQAFNTLLTDALIATFRQVLGGTEPVFTARLAELAGKIAVDETLEPAYRALALSLPSEADIARDIGKGIDPDAIFAAREALALAIAKPNRDSFSDLYERLADKGPFSPNASSAGRRAMRNILLDYLALLPEGAALAASHFRSASNMTDRAAALTVLAHRHAGSRQAVEALAAFEAKYGGDALVMDKWFQIQAGVPGPRTVEAVRALTGHPAFSMANPNRVRALVGTFSSANQTGFHRADGEGYRFFTETVLEVEKRNPQLAARLATALRSWRSLEPKRQAKAREALLAMAAADKLSADLRDIVERTLA from the coding sequence ATGCGCACCGATACCGGCCAGGTCTTCAAGCTCGAAGACTATCGCCCCAGTGACTATCTCATCCCGGAGACCAGCCTCGTTTTCCGCCTTTCGCCAGGGGCAACCCGCGTCACCGCCACGCTCACAGTCGAGCGCCGCGGTGGCGTCGCGGCGTCAGCGCCGCTGGTGCTCGACGGCGACGGGCTGACGCTGATCGGCATCGCCATTGACGGCCGCGAGCTTCAGCCGGCGGACTACGCGGCAACGCCCGACGAACTCGCCATCCTGAAGCCGCCGGCCGCTTCCCGCTTCGAGCTTGTCCTGGAAACCGAGATCGTGCCCGCGCGCAACGAGGCGCTGATGGGACTCTATCGCTCCAGCAACGTCTATTGCACGCAATGCGAGGCCGAGGGCTTCCGGCGCATCACTTATTTCCTCGACCGGCCGGACATCCTGTCGGTCTATACAGTGCGCATCGAGGCGCGGCGCGAAGAAGCGCCGCTGCTACTCTCCAACGGCAACCCGGTGGAAACCGGCGCGGTTGCCGATGGCTGGCACTATGCGGTCTGGCACGATCCCTTCCCCAAGCCGTCCTACCTGTTCGCGCTGGTGGCGGGCAATCTCGGCAAGGTGGCCGACAGCTTCACCACCCTATCCGGCCGCAAGGTTGAGCTCGGCATCTATGTCGAGCCCGGCAAGGAGCGGCTGGCGGGCTATGCGATGGATGCGCTGAAGCGCTCGATGAAATGGGACGAGGACGCCTTCGGCCGCGAATACGATCTCGACGTGTTCAACATCGTCGCCGTCTCCGACTTCAACATGGGCGCGATGGAGAACAAGGGCCTCAACATCTTCAACGACAAATATGTGCTGGCCGACGAGGAGACCGCGACCGATGCCGATTTCGCCAATATCGAGGCGATCATCGCGCATGAGTATTTCCACAATTGGACAGGCAACAGAATCACTTGCCGCGACTGGTTCCAGCTCTGCCTGAAGGAAGGGCTCACCGTTTACCGCGACCATGAATTCTCCGCCGACCAGCGCTCGCGGGCGGTTAAGCGCATCGCCGAGGTGCGCACGCTGCGCGCCCACCAGTTCCCCGAGGATCAGGGCCCGCTGGCACATCCGGTCAGGCCGCGCCGCTACCGCGAGATCAACAATTTCTACACGGCGACCGTCTACGAGAAGGGTTCGGAAGTGGTGCGCATGATCCGCACCATCCTCGGCGCCGGCGCGTTCCGCGCCGGCATGAACCTCTATTTCGAGCGCCACGACGGAGAGGCCGCGACGATCGAGGACTTTCTCAAGGCGTTCGAGGATGCGTCGGGACGCGACCTGTCGCAATTCGCCCTGTGGTATCATCAGGCGGGAACGCCGAACCTGACCGTGAGCTCCTCGCACAATGCGGGGACAAAGGAATTCACGCTGGAGATCGAGCAGTCCGTGCCGCCGACACCGTCGGAGAGCCGCAAGCGGCTGATGCACATTCCGCTGGCCTTCGGCCTGGTCGGCGCCGGCGGCAAGCCGGTCGCCTATGACGCCGTCGAGGGTGCGACGGTCGAGGATGGCGTCATCCATATCCGCAAGCGCCGCCATCTGGTGCGCTTCACCGGCGTCGCCGAGCGCCCGGCGGTGTCGCTCAACCGCGGCTTCTCGGCACCAATCACGCTCTCGGTCGAACAGAGAGCCGACGACCAGTTCTTCCTTGCCGGCCACGACAGCGACAGCTTCGCGCGCTGGCAGGCCTTCAACACGCTACTGACCGACGCGCTGATAGCGACCTTCCGCCAGGTGCTCGGCGGCACGGAGCCGGTGTTCACGGCGCGACTCGCCGAGCTTGCCGGCAAGATCGCCGTCGACGAGACGCTGGAGCCGGCCTATCGGGCTCTGGCGTTGTCGCTCCCCAGCGAGGCCGACATCGCCCGCGACATCGGCAAGGGCATCGACCCCGACGCCATCTTCGCAGCACGCGAGGCGCTGGCCCTGGCGATCGCCAAGCCGAACCGCGATAGCTTCTCCGACCTCTATGAACGGCTTGCCGACAAGGGGCCGTTCAGCCCCAATGCCTCGAGCGCCGGACGCCGCGCGATGCGCAACATCCTGCTCGACTATCTGGCGCTGCTGCCGGAAGGCGCCGCGCTCGCCGCCAGTCACTTCCGCTCCGCCAGCAACATGACCGATCGCGCCGCCGCACTGACCGTGCTCGCGCATCGGCATGCCGGCTCGCGTCAAGCGGTCGAGGCGCTGGCCGCTTTCGAAGCGAAGTACGGCGGCGATGCGCTGGTCATGGACAAATGGTTTCAGATCCAGGCCGGCGTGCCCGGCCCGCGGACCGTCGAGGCGGTGCGCGCGCTGACCGGTCACCCTGCCTTCTCGATGGCCAATCCCAACCGGGTGCGCGCCCTGGTCGGCACCTTCTCCAGCGCCAACCAGACCGGCTTCCACCGCGCCGACGGCGAGGGCTACCGCTTCTTTACCGAGACCGTGCTCGAGGTCGAGAAGCGCAACCCCCAACTGGCGGCAAGGCTGGCGACGGCGCTGCGCTCCTGGCGCTCGCTGGAACCGAAGCGCCAGGCCAAGGCCAGGGAGGCGCTGCTTGCGATGGCCGCCGCGGATAAGCTGTCGGCCGATCTCAGGGATATCGTCGAGCGGACTTTGGCGTAA